Proteins from a genomic interval of Thamnophis elegans isolate rThaEle1 chromosome 2, rThaEle1.pri, whole genome shotgun sequence:
- the TXNRD3 gene encoding thioredoxin reductase 3, which translates to MPPPGQVRVTDLDAVKLRVRSLISTNWVMIFSKSYCPFCRKVKDLFHTLGVEYSALELDKIDDGPIIQEVLLELTSQRTVPNVFINGNHIGGCDQTFQAYHDGTLQKLLGDRKGEEMESYDYDLIIIGGGSGGLACSKEAATLGKKVMVLDYVVPTPLGTTWGLGGTCVNVGCIPKKLMHQAALLGQALQDSRKFGWEYDQQVKHNWETMVEGIQNYIGSLNWGYRVALREKTVTYLNAYGEFIGSHKIKAVNRKGQETFYTAQTFVIATGERPRYLGIPGDKEYCITSDDLFSLPYCPGRTLVVGASYVALECAGFLASLGLDVTVMVRSILLRGFDQEMAEKAGAYMETHGVKFIRKFVPIEIIKLEDGMPGKLKVIAKSTEGSQVIEGEYNTVLIAVGRDACTRTIGLDKIGVKINENNGKIPVNDEEQTNVPYVYAIGDILEGKLELTPVAIQAGKLLARRLFGGSSVKCDYVNVPTTVFTPLEYGCCGFPEEKAIELCGQENIEVYHTYFWPLEWTIPNRDNNTCYAKVICNKLNDYRVIGLHVLGPNAGEITQGFGAAMKCGITKELLDETIGIHPTCAEVFTTMNITKSSGKDISQSGC; encoded by the exons aTGCCGCCTCCTGGTCAGGTCCGTGTCACAGACCTGGATGCGGTGAAGCTCCGCGTCCGCAGCCTGATCAGCACGAACTGGGTTATGATCTTCAGCAAGAGTTACTGCCCCTTCTGCAGGAag GTGAAAGATCTCTTTCATACTCTAGGAGTGGAATATAGTGCTCTGGAGCTTGACAAGATTG ATGATGGACCTATTATCCAGGAAGTACTACTAGAACTGACGAGCCAAAGGACTGTCCCCAATGTGTTTATAAATGGAAACCATATTGGTGGATGTGATCAAACTTTTCAA GCTTACCATGATGGTACATTGCAGAAGCTTTTAGGGGATAGAAAGGGTGAAGAGATGGAATCATATGATTATGACTTAATTATTATTGGTGGTGGTTCTGGTGGACTTGCTTGTTCAAAG gaagcTGCCACCTTAGGGAAGAAGGTCATGGTTTTAGACTATGTTGTGCCAACACCATTGGGTACAACATGGG GTCTTGGTGGTACTTGCGTAAATGTTGGCTGTATTCCTAAAAAGTTGATGCATCAAGCAGCTTTATTAGGTCAGGCACTGCAAGATTCAAGAAAGTTTGGCTGGGAATATGATCAACAAG TTAAACACAATTGGGAAACCATGGTTGAAGGAATTCAAAATTACATAGGGTCTTTGAATTGGGGATATCGGGTGGCTTTACGTGAGAAGACTGTGACATACCTCAATGCGTATGGGGAATTTATTGGATCACATAAAATCAAG GCAGTCAACAGAAAAGGACAAGAAACTTTTTATACAGCACAGACGTTTGTTATTGCTACTGGAGAACGACCGCGATATTTGGGTATCCCAGGAGATAAAGAATATTGTATCACGAG cgatgacctcttctccctcccctattGCCCTGGAAGGACTCTAGTTGTGGGAGCCTCTTATGTAGCTTTGGAATGTGCAGGATTTCTTGCTAGCCTTGGTTTGGATGTCACTGTTATGGTGCGCTCAATTCTTCTTCGTGGCTTTGATCAAGAAATGGCAGAAAAAGCAGGTGCCTACATGGAAACACATGGAGTAAAATTCATCAGAAAGTTTGTTCCTATTGAG ATTATAAAGCTGGAGGATGGCATGCCCGGAAAACTCAAAGTAATTGCAAAATCCACTGAAGGATCACAAGTGATTGAAGGAGAATATAACACT GTTTTGATAGCTGTTGGCCGTGATGCTTGCACCAGGACTATTGGCTTGGATAAAATTGgtgtgaaaataaatgaaaa TAATGGGAAAATACCTGTGAATGATGAAGAACAAACCAATGTACCTTATGTCTATGCGATTGGGGATATTTTGGAAGGAAAGCTGGAACTTACACCAGTTGCCATACAGGCAGGCAAGCTATTAGCTCGCAGACTTTTTGGAGGAAGTTCTGTAAAG TGTGATTATGTTAATGTGCCAACTACAGTGTTTACACCTCTGGAATATGGTTGTTGTGGCTTCCCAGAAGAAAAAGCTATTGAACTATGTGGACAAGAAAATATAGAG gTATATCACACTTACTTCTGGCCACTTGAATGGACAATACCAAATAGAGACAACAATACCTGTTATGCAAAAGTTATCTGCAATAAACTTAACGAT TACCGTGTAATTGGATTACATGTACTTGGACCTAATGCTGGGGAAATAACCCAGGGTTTTGGGGCAGCAATGAAATGTGGTATCACAAAAGAATTACTTGATGAAACCATTGGCATACATCCAACTTGTGCAGAG GTATTCACTACAATGAACATTACCAAATCTTCAGGAAAAGATATCAGTCAGAGTGGTTGCTGA